The following is a genomic window from Streptomyces lincolnensis.
CCGAACGTGGGTGGCGTGGGCGCCGGGCCCCGGTTCAGGAGGCGTGGGCGCCCGGGCCCGGTTCGGGCGGCGTGGCGCCCGCGTCCCGTTCCGCCGCCTCGGCGACGCGCTTGATGGTCGCCAGGCGGCGGTCCCAGTCGGCCGCCAGCGAGGCCATCCACCGGGCCGTCGCGTCCAGTGCGGCCGGCCGCACCGCGTACCGGACCTCGCGTCCGACCCGGCCGCCGGTGACCAGCCCGGCCGCGTCCAGGACGGCGAGGTGTTTGACCACCGCCTGGCGTGAGACGGGGAGTTGTCCGGCGAGCGTGGTGGCGGTGGCCTCGCCGCGGGCGGCGAGCAGATCGAGCAGCTGCCGCCGTGTCGGGTCGGCCAGGGCGCCGAGGACACTGTCGACGACGTCGGCGGTGCCGGGGCGTTCCTCCGTCACGTGGCGGGCTGCTCGGCGCGCGACTTGAGCGCGTCGAGTTCCAGGGGCCAGCCCTGGGAGTGGTCCTTGTGGTTCTGGCTGCGCAGTTCCTCGGACCCGGCCAGCGCCGTGAACCCGCTCTCCACGACCCGGAGCCGGGTGTGGCCGCCTTCTTCGCTCAGCGTGAACTCCACCAGGGTGCTGTTGTTCTCGCGCAGTTCCTCCCCGGGGAACGCGCTGGTCCAGCGGTACGCCAGATAGGTCGGCGGCCTCACCTTCTCCACCCGCACCGGGAAGTCGCCGTGCTCGGCGTTCTTCGCCACCATCGTCTCGCCCTCCCTGGCCACCGTCCCCGGCAGGCTCGCCTTGTCGGCCACCCAGAACCCGGGCTGGGCCACCAGTGACCAGACCCGCTCCAGGGGTGCCGCGATGAGGGTCTCGCGCTCGATTCGGTCCTCGCTCATGAGGGGCTCCTTCGTCGCCGCCGTTGATGCAACTCCAGAGTTGCACGTCGACCACGTTAGGTGCAACCCCAAGGTTGCACCTAACGCGGTGGCGGCCTGTGCGCGCTACGCCGAAGCACGCTCCAGACGGACGATGACGCTCTTCGACGTCGGCGTGTTGCTGATGTCCGCCACGCTGTCGAGCGGCACCAGGACGTTGGTCTCCGGGTAGTAGGCGGCGGCGGAGCCCGGGGGAGTGGGGTAGGCGACGACGCGGAAGCCGTCGGCGCGGCGTTCCGAGCCGTCGGTCCAGACACTGATCAGGTCGACGAGGGTGCCGTCGGGAAGACCGAGGTCGGCGAGGTCGGAGGCGTTCACGAGGACGACGCGCCGGCCGCCCTTGATACCCCGGTATCGGTCGTCCATCGCGTAGGGGACGGTGTTCCACTGGTCGTGCGACCGCAGGGTCTGGAGGACGAGATGGCCCTCGGGCGCTTCGAGGGCCGTGAAGGCGTTGGCGGTGAAGACGGCCTTGCCGCTCGCCGTGCGGAACACCCGCTCGTTGACCGGGTTGGGCAGCCGGAAGCCGCCCGGGCGCCGGACCCGCTCGTTGAAGTCCTCGAAACCGGGGACGACCCGGGCGATGCGGTCGCGGACGAGGTCGTAGTCGGCCTCGAAGTCCGCCCAGGGGATGTCCGGTTCGGAGCCCAGGACCCGGCTGGCGAGGCGGGTGATGAGGGAGACCTCGCTCAGCAGGTGCGGGGAGGCGGGGTCGAGGCGGCCACGGGTGGAGTGGACCTCGCTCATGGAGTCCTCGACCGTCATGAACTGCTCCCTGCCCGCCTGGACGTCCCGGTCGCTGCGGCCCAGCGTGGGCAGGATCAGCGCCGTCCGCCCGCACACGGTGTGGGACCGGTTGAGCTTGGTCGAGATGTGCGCGGTCAGGCGGCAGCCGCGCATGGCGCGTTCGGTGACGTCGCTGTCCGGGGTGGCCCGGACGAAGTTGCCCGCGACACCGAGGAAGAGCTTGGCGCGTCCGTCGAGCATGGCCCGGATGGAGTCGACGGAGTCCAGACCGTGCGCCGTCGGAGCGGTGAAACCGAACTCGCGGCCCAGCCGGTCCAGGAAGGCCTGGGGCATGCGTTCCCAGATGCCCATCGTGCGGTCGCCCTGGACGTTGCTGTGTCCGCGGACCGGGCACACCCCGGCGCCCGGACGGCCGATGTTCCCGCGCAGCAGAAGGAAGTTGACGACCTCCCTGATGGTGGGCACACCGTGTTTGTGCTGGGTGAGGCCCATGGCCCAGCACACGATGACGCTACGGCTGTTCAGGACGCGTTCGTGGACCCGCTCGATCTCGTCGCGGCTCAGACCGGTGGCCGCCAGCACCGCGTCCCACGACGTCGTGGCGCGGATGTGCTCGGCGAAGGCGTCGTAGCCGGTGGTGTGCGCCTCGATGAACTCCCGGTCCAGGACGGTGCCCGGCTCCTTGTCCTCGGCCTCCAGCAGCATCAGGTTGAGCGCCTGGAACAGGGCCAGGTCGCCGCCCGGCCGGATCTGGAGGAACTGGTCGGCGATGTCCGTGCCGCGGCCGATGATCCCGCGCGCCTTCTGCGGGTGCTTGAAACGCAGGAGTCCCGCCTCGGGCAGCGGATTGACGGCCACGACACTGCCGCCGCGGCGCTTGGTCTCCTCCAGCGCGGTCAGCATGCGCGGGTGGTTGGTACCGGGGTTCTGCCCGACGACGAAGACGAGGTCGGCGTTGTGCAGGTCGTCCAGGCTGACGCTGCCCTTGCCGATGCCCAGGGTCTCGCCCAGCGCCGAACCGCTGGACTCGTGGCACATGTTGGAGCAGTCCGGCAGGTTGTTGGTGCCGAAGGCCCGCGCGAACAGCTGGAGCAGGAACGCCGGTTCGTTCGCCAGCCGCCCGGAGGTGTAGAACAGCGCCTCGTCCGGGTGGTCCAGGGCACGCAGCTCGCGGGCGAGCAGGTCCAGCGCCTCGTCCCAGCCGATCGGCTCGTAGTGCGTGGCGCCCTCGCGCAGCACCATCGGCTCGGTCAGCCGGCCCTGCTGGTTGAGCCAGCGGTCCGACTTACGGCTCAGCTCCTCGACCGAGTACTGCCGGAAGAAGTCGGCGGTCACCCTGCGGGAGGTGGCCTCGTCGCTGATGTGCTTGGCGCCGTTCTCGCAGTACTCGTTGCGGTGCCGCTGCCCCGCCGCGGGCTCCGGCCAGGCGCAGCCCGGGCAGTCGAAGCCCTTCGCCTGGTTGATGCTCAGCAGCGTCAGCGCGGTGCGCTTCGGCGAGGTCTGGCCCAGCGCGTACTTCAGGGCGTGGACGACCGCCGGAGCACCCGTGGCCCATGTCCTGGGAGCCGTCACCGACAGCTCGCCCTCATCCGGTTCGTCGCCGTCCCGCACCGCGCACCACGCCCTCTCCGTCATCCGCCTCCCCACTCTTTGCCAGACCATCGGCCCAGGTCAAAGCGGTAGTTGTTATCGCGTGATAGGCCGCGCCGATCAGATCGCGCGGTCGCCGGGACAGCGCGCACGGCCGAGGTGGATCATTGAGGTGTGCTGCTCCGCCAACTCGAGTACCTCGTCGCCCTCGCCCGCGCCCGCCACTTCGCGAAGGCGGCGCAGGCCTGCTACGTCTCCCAGCCGGCTCTGTCCGAGGGGATCCGCAAACTGGAGGAGGAGCTGGGCATCCCCCTGGTCCAGCGCGGCCGCAGGTTCGACGGGCTGACCCCCGAGGGTGAGCGGGTCGTGGTCTGGGCGCAGCGCATCCTGGCCGACCGCGACGCGATGCAGGGCGAGATCCAGGCACTGCGGGCCGGGCTCACCGGACGGCTGCGCATCGGGACCGTGCCCACCGCGGCCACCGCGGTCGCGCTGCTGACCCAGCCGTTCTGCGCCGCCAACCCGCTGGCCACGGTCCAGGTCTTCGCCGACCTCCAGGCCGAGGACATCGTGAACAGACTCCGGACGTACGAACTCGACGCCGCCGTGACCTATCACAGCTCCGTCGCGGCCCACGACTTCACGTTCGTCCCGCTGTACCGGGAACGCTATGTCCTGCTGACCGAGCGGACCGCCGCCGATTCCCGCCCCACCGACATCTCCTGGGAGGAGGCGGCCCAGTACCCCCTGTGTCTGCTGCACCCCATGATGCAGGGCCGCCAGGTCCTCGACGCCGTGTTCGAGGCGGTGGGTGTCGCCGTGACCCCGCGTGTGGAGACCGACTCGATCGCCTCCCTGTTCGCCCAGGTCAGGGCCGGGCAGTGGGCGAGCGTCGTGCCCCACGCCTGGCTGCACGTCTTCGGCGTCCCCGCGGGCATGCACGCCGTGCCCCTGGTCCGCCCCGTCCGCACGGAACGCATCGGCCTGGTGCTCCCGGCCCGCGAACCCGTCCCCGTGATCGGACAGGCCCTCATCGACGTCGCCGGGCAGGCCGACATCGCGGCGGCCCTGGAGCGGCTGCCCGACTGACGGAGCATCAGTCATGGGTTCTTTTGTTGCCACGACAGGGCACGGCATCGAAAAGAGAGGTGGACCTGACGTGGCGCGAGGGCGCCGTGCGGGAGGGTGCGATCCGCTCGCGCTCCGGCAGCCGGGCGGTCGTACGGTCCGCGACGCGACTGAAGGTGACCTCCGACGGCCGTCCGGTCCGGGTGCGCCGGCCCGAACCCGGGGTGATCGTGTTCGACACCGCGCGCGGGGCGACGTACCGCCTGCATCAGTAAGGTCGTCGGCATGACCGACACCTCCCTGCGCTCCGTCACCGTCGAGCGAACCGGCCCCGGGCACTTCACCGCGACCAACGCCCGCGGCGGCACGATCAGTTTCGGCACCGGCTCCGACACCGAAGGGGACACGGACTTCACGCCGGTCGAGCTGCTGCTGGCCGCGCTCGGCGGGTGCACGGCCGTGGACGTCGACATCGCCACCAGCCGGCACGCGGAACCGAGCGAGTTCTCCGTTGCGGTCACCGGCAACAAGATCAACGACGAGCTCGGCAACCGGATGACCGACCTCACGGTCACCTTCTCCGTCGTCTTCCCGGACGGTGACGGCGCCGAGCGCGCCCGCGCGATCCTCCCCCGGGCGGTCAAGACGTCCCACGACCGGCTCTGCACGGTCAGCCGCACGGTCGAGACCGGTACGCCCGTCACCGTGACGGTCGAGGGCGCCTGACCCCCGGCGGAAGGACGCGCGTCACGCCGCCTGGTGTGCCTCGTGCTTCCAGAAGCCGGAGAAGAAGATGCGGTCCTTGGGCAGGCCCGCGCGGTGCAGATGACGGCGGCCCTCGGCGGCCAGCGTCGACTCGCCGACGACGAAGGCGTATCCGGCCGCGTCGGCGGGCCGGTGCCGCAGGAGTTCGCCGAGGGCGGCGCTGCCGGGTACGGCGGCGCCGTCCTCGCGGACGATCCAGGTGACCGCCACACCGGGCGGCCCGTCGAGCTCGCGCCGGTCCTCGGCGGTGGGGACCTCCTGGATGACCCGGCCCACGGTGTGGCGCGGCAGGGAGCGCAGAATGCCCGTGCTGGCGGGCAGCCCGGTCTCGTCGGCCACGACGAGGACCTCGGAGGCGTCGGCCGGGCAGTCGAACAGCAGGCCCTGGTCCAGCAGGGCGAGCGCGTCACCGGGCCGGGCACGGCACGCCCAGATCGCGGCCCCGCCCTCCAGTTCGCCCGTGGGCCCGCGATGGATGACGAAGTCGATGTCCATCTCGGCGGCCTCGGGCCGGAAACCGGCCACGGTGTAGTTCGCGCAGTGCGGACGCTCCTCCTCCGGAATGTCCAGGTAGGGCTGCCACCACCGGGAGCCGACGACCTCGGGCAGTCGCAGGTGCCGTTGGTGGGGGAGCCGGAGGAACAGGCGGAACCAGTGGTCGTAGCCCTGCCACTCGAATGCGCCCAGCTCCGGGCCGGTGACCGTGACGCGGTGGATGGAGGGCGAGACGCGCTCGGTGCGTGCGACCTCGGCGCGGAACATCCTGGGGTGCTGCGGCATCAGCCTGTGGATCTTCGCCACGCAAGGAAGGTTAGCCTAAGTTTAGTTCGGCACCCTCGCACCCTCGGCACCCTCGGCACCCTCGCACCCTCGCACCCTCGGCACCCTCGCACCCTCGCACCCTCGGCACCCTCGCACCCTCGCACCCTCGGCACCCTCGTCGCGTGTGGGCGGAGGCGACATCGCAGGCCCGTGGCCGTGCGTAACCTGTCCCCGTGTCAGCATCCCGTCTGCGTCGCGTCGCCGTTCTCGTGCTCGAAGGGGCGAAGCCGCTCGATGTCGGCATCCCCGCGCAGGTGTTCAGCACCCGGGCGAGCATGCCGTACGAGGTGCGGCTGTGCGGGGCGGCGCCGGGGCTGGTGACCGGTGGTGACGGGCTGTCGTACCACGTCGCCCACGGCCTCGACACGCTGGTGTGGGCCGACATCGTGTTCATCCCCGGCTATCGCTTCCCGGACCGCGACGACCCGCCGCAGGCCGTCGTCGACGCGCTGATCGCCGCCCACGACCGGGGCGCGCGCCTCGCCGCCATCTCCACCGGAGCCTTCGCGCTCGCCGCCACCGGCCTGCTCGACGGCAGGCGGGCCACCACCCACTGGCACTACACCCGGGCGCTCATGACGAGGCATCCGCTCGTCCAGGTCGACGAGAACGTCCTGTTCGTCGACGAAGGCCGCGTGCTGACATCGGCCGGCGCCGCCTCGGGCATCGACCTGTGCCTGCACATCCTGCGCGGCGACCTGGGCGTCGCCGCGTCCAACCACGCCGCCCGACGTCTGGTCGCCGCCCCCTACCGCAGCGGCGGCCAGGCCCAGTACGTGCCGCGCAGCGTGC
Proteins encoded in this region:
- a CDS encoding GlxA family transcriptional regulator, with amino-acid sequence MSASRLRRVAVLVLEGAKPLDVGIPAQVFSTRASMPYEVRLCGAAPGLVTGGDGLSYHVAHGLDTLVWADIVFIPGYRFPDRDDPPQAVVDALIAAHDRGARLAAISTGAFALAATGLLDGRRATTHWHYTRALMTRHPLVQVDENVLFVDEGRVLTSAGAASGIDLCLHILRGDLGVAASNHAARRLVAAPYRSGGQAQYVPRSVPEPLGERFGATREWALHRLGEPLTLDILARQAGVSARTFSRRFVEETGYTPMQWVMRARIDTARELLERSQLGIEQIAADVGLGTGANLRLHFQRILGTTPSEYRRTFTQGE
- a CDS encoding FdhF/YdeP family oxidoreductase; the protein is MTERAWCAVRDGDEPDEGELSVTAPRTWATGAPAVVHALKYALGQTSPKRTALTLLSINQAKGFDCPGCAWPEPAAGQRHRNEYCENGAKHISDEATSRRVTADFFRQYSVEELSRKSDRWLNQQGRLTEPMVLREGATHYEPIGWDEALDLLARELRALDHPDEALFYTSGRLANEPAFLLQLFARAFGTNNLPDCSNMCHESSGSALGETLGIGKGSVSLDDLHNADLVFVVGQNPGTNHPRMLTALEETKRRGGSVVAVNPLPEAGLLRFKHPQKARGIIGRGTDIADQFLQIRPGGDLALFQALNLMLLEAEDKEPGTVLDREFIEAHTTGYDAFAEHIRATTSWDAVLAATGLSRDEIERVHERVLNSRSVIVCWAMGLTQHKHGVPTIREVVNFLLLRGNIGRPGAGVCPVRGHSNVQGDRTMGIWERMPQAFLDRLGREFGFTAPTAHGLDSVDSIRAMLDGRAKLFLGVAGNFVRATPDSDVTERAMRGCRLTAHISTKLNRSHTVCGRTALILPTLGRSDRDVQAGREQFMTVEDSMSEVHSTRGRLDPASPHLLSEVSLITRLASRVLGSEPDIPWADFEADYDLVRDRIARVVPGFEDFNERVRRPGGFRLPNPVNERVFRTASGKAVFTANAFTALEAPEGHLVLQTLRSHDQWNTVPYAMDDRYRGIKGGRRVVLVNASDLADLGLPDGTLVDLISVWTDGSERRADGFRVVAYPTPPGSAAAYYPETNVLVPLDSVADISNTPTSKSVIVRLERASA
- a CDS encoding glycoside hydrolase family 95-like protein, giving the protein MDLTWREGAVREGAIRSRSGSRAVVRSATRLKVTSDGRPVRVRRPEPGVIVFDTARGATYRLHQ
- a CDS encoding SRPBCC domain-containing protein, which codes for MSEDRIERETLIAAPLERVWSLVAQPGFWVADKASLPGTVAREGETMVAKNAEHGDFPVRVEKVRPPTYLAYRWTSAFPGEELRENNSTLVEFTLSEEGGHTRLRVVESGFTALAGSEELRSQNHKDHSQGWPLELDALKSRAEQPAT
- a CDS encoding LysR family transcriptional regulator; the protein is MLLRQLEYLVALARARHFAKAAQACYVSQPALSEGIRKLEEELGIPLVQRGRRFDGLTPEGERVVVWAQRILADRDAMQGEIQALRAGLTGRLRIGTVPTAATAVALLTQPFCAANPLATVQVFADLQAEDIVNRLRTYELDAAVTYHSSVAAHDFTFVPLYRERYVLLTERTAADSRPTDISWEEAAQYPLCLLHPMMQGRQVLDAVFEAVGVAVTPRVETDSIASLFAQVRAGQWASVVPHAWLHVFGVPAGMHAVPLVRPVRTERIGLVLPAREPVPVIGQALIDVAGQADIAAALERLPD
- a CDS encoding siderophore-interacting protein, translating into MAKIHRLMPQHPRMFRAEVARTERVSPSIHRVTVTGPELGAFEWQGYDHWFRLFLRLPHQRHLRLPEVVGSRWWQPYLDIPEEERPHCANYTVAGFRPEAAEMDIDFVIHRGPTGELEGGAAIWACRARPGDALALLDQGLLFDCPADASEVLVVADETGLPASTGILRSLPRHTVGRVIQEVPTAEDRRELDGPPGVAVTWIVREDGAAVPGSAALGELLRHRPADAAGYAFVVGESTLAAEGRRHLHRAGLPKDRIFFSGFWKHEAHQAA
- a CDS encoding ArsR/SmtB family transcription factor, giving the protein MTEERPGTADVVDSVLGALADPTRRQLLDLLAARGEATATTLAGQLPVSRQAVVKHLAVLDAAGLVTGGRVGREVRYAVRPAALDATARWMASLAADWDRRLATIKRVAEAAERDAGATPPEPGPGAHAS
- a CDS encoding OsmC family protein, with translation MTDTSLRSVTVERTGPGHFTATNARGGTISFGTGSDTEGDTDFTPVELLLAALGGCTAVDVDIATSRHAEPSEFSVAVTGNKINDELGNRMTDLTVTFSVVFPDGDGAERARAILPRAVKTSHDRLCTVSRTVETGTPVTVTVEGA